The window TCATCATCCAAATACTATTTTGAGAGATCTCTAGCAAAAGAGTGTATGTTACATAACACTTCCATTCAGTTTGAGTGAGACATTGAGGAGGAAGTAGTATACTGTATAGCAATTGTTTTGCTTCTTTGAAGTCAAGTTGGAGTCACTTTAACTGTGCCATATTGAACCAAACATTAGTCACAAAAACTGAACAAATTTGGTTTCTTTTtatgcattattattttttcatgaCAAGTATATATCAAATATTCAGTGTGTGATCTTTTAACTCTTTCAGTTCAGGTGATTTGGCTTTTGTTTAATGGTCTAATTATCATCTGTTCATAGTCTCAGTAACCAGCTTCAAATAGGCCACGTtatatatatcaatattcacacatggctatgAGGCTGTGCGGTTAAATTTGaatgttgttttgtttagaaatctctgttgagacttgtgagacaaagaaaacaactgagcCCTGAAATTTAGTGtttgtcaaatttaaaaaaacactgTAGTCATGTGTATAAAAGCCAAAGACCTCTTGAGTGGCTGTATTCTCAGCAGGGTTGTTGTGGATACATGTATATCTGATAAGTTCACATACAGCACTCCGTTCTAGTAATATAATTTATAGCAGTGTTGGTGATGATATTGTTGAGGATGGTGACAATAACGATGGCACCAATGATGTTGAcagtaataatgatgatgagaaGAAAGAGACAGTGTGGCCAGAGGCAGTGCAGCCaggtggttagggcacttgccttcaCATCCAgagttcccgggttcaagacctgtcCTAACCACtaattgaatttgatcctggtagtccctggttcaatttctcagctgcacttgtaaatagccaactggcttgcctccggccagttgggattcttaacacttgtttttttttcattgattgtacatgtatttcactggccctgaaaagcccctatgtggagtggtcagttaagtatgtattgtatagaACGAGTGCATAAATGGTGGCCCAAAAAATAATCTTTTGTTTATGTACTAATTAGACTCCCCAGCCTCATTTGCATggacaaaagacaaaagaaatgttgcttgagagtcTAATtagaacataaacaaaagaatatatttttggccgccatttatgcattcagtcTATAAAGAAAATGATAATTAAGTTAGTAATGATCAGGGAAATGGCAATTTTGATGAACATGATTTTATCAATTTTCCAGTGCTCAGGGAAAGGTCAAACCAAAGCTCTTGAGCTTCCAAGAGTTCAATAATGAAACAAGTGACGCATGGggtgaggatgatgatgatgtcatcaAGGTGGATccagaagagaaaagaaattCTGCGCCCCAGCCACGCGTGCGCACAATCAGTGGTGGTGATGTAAGAGCGAGCATTCCCACCAACGCAGGACCAGAACCAAAAAGGCTTCCAGAGCAGTTAATTAAGAAAGAGGAACACAAGACATCAAGGCCCTCTCCACTAACTTTATTGAGTAAATGATTATTTTGTTTATAAGCTTTTAGATTTATGGCAATAGCTTACAAGTGCCAATGGTCCTGTAGATCAGAGCACAACACCatgcagggcttgaaatttcCACTtgattttttcttgatttttttgcAACTTAATAAAAATTATCTGGAGAAGATACAAATGTGCAACTAGTTTCCACCTTCGCTCTGTCAAAATGAGAGAGTTAGCAGTTGCCACGTTGCTTTAAATaagtacaaaaatgtaaaagttattttgtttctcgctgtgaattttctttaaatctGAAGATTTGGAGCACattattttaacattttcagtggtttctttacacacaagtattgctgcagcatttaatttgcattttttttactCATAAAATTATCTGTTTCTTTGTCTACCAAGGGTAATTTTTTTGCACtgctttcatttctttgtaGCACGCAACAAGAATCAATCGTCGTCCTCAAAATCCACAAGCCAgtccccacccccaccccctgcACAATCTCCCAGACCCCCCTCTCCAATAAGAGCAGTGAAACTGGAATTTCAAGACCAAGAAATCCACAAGCTTGAAAAGTTTGGCAAGCTGTTGGCTGGACCTAACACTGATCTCGGTAAGCGAACATGAACATAATTATGCAGTTAACCCCGTGGCCCCTAAGGTAAGAGTTACCTTGGCGATGAGTACAGTTGTCTGGTATTAGACAGCAAAAATCTTCAAGTGTCTCTCTTGTGAAGGGTTAAAGAGGAAATAGTTGTTGAGCTAGTGTAGATTTTATAAACCTTTTTGCAACTGGCGgcaattgatgagtaaaatcatccgACATTgaagtaaaatctttaagtggCCTTTGTAGTTGGAAAAGGACTAAGAAAGTAtgttaagagagaaaaaagaaacaacagatGAAAGTGAAAGTCTGTAATCCATTCATTAATTACCAAGagtatattaattttgaaagTAATGTACAACCACGTGAAAACGTCGTTGTCCATTTTGTCTCGTTTTCATCGAGGTTGAGAATTATTATTGTCCGTAACATATGCATCTGttagttttcaaaatttctgatgTTACATGCCATCAATCCTGTTTCAATGACCTTGGATTAGTCAACATTGTTTGTTTAGTAATTcaataataaattgttattattattttatttattatttttattcagATGCTATAAGAAAACTGAGTTGGTCTGGTATTCCTGTCACAGTCCGCCCAACAACATGGCAGCTTCTTTGCGTAAGTTACAGAAACCTCCATTACAAGTTCTGCTCTAGATTATCAAATAGGTTGTTTTAGATTTGCAAGAACGGAAACTTGATTGAGCAATCCCTTGAAGTCTTCTTTGAAATTATCACTAGGGTTATCTTCCTGCAAATATCGACAGAAGACAAGCAACATTGGATAGAAAGCGAGAAGAGTACCACAATTTTGTAAAACAGTATTATCCTACCAGATATGAAGATACCTACCATGACACATTTAGACAGGTATGTTTGCATGGTGGATACAGAAAAGAAATTGTTGGGAGAGGCCATAAAGGGGTAATTTAATGGCATAAACAACAAGAAACAATCATTGTTTACAGTATTAGTCCCTTTGTAACTTGCCTGTGCTTTGGTAAAGTGTGTTTGAGTGTAtctgttgccggtaaaatccgttctcaggtgaaatccgtttttacctaaaGTATGTTAAATTGTTGACCCTCATTTTACCTACAGGTACAGTAAGTAGcatatgcactcagatgaattaaaGAACCGTTTTTagaagcctaaattaagcctaaagAGAAATTAGGGTCAGTTTAGGACTGTTCTTGGTTATTATTCATGAATATggcaattgacttattatacaaaaagtaaaaaaatgaaaagaactgtgttgggttgagcatgttcgtcgttgtagttcactggtgaagacacaggactacagATCTGGAGGGTGCGAGATCGAGTACCAGTAAGTGATTAGTACAGTCTTCTGTTTCCTTACTAACTCTGTTGTGATGTTGAGCCTAAAgagataagtgtatgaatacagaaaccgccggatataagatgatacgaaacagtAAGAAGAtatgttgagatgcgtaaggcAGTGAGAgtttgagggaaggtatagtgttttcaattcttttttttggggggggggggggtgggggagtgTATATTCAACctatgaggatcaccaatttaacctagacctgtaaaaacggattcaacctgagaacgcaTTTTACCGACAACATATCCACGTAGAAATTGTGCTATGTAAATGAGACACATTAATCCTGAGTTTAGTTTTAAATATGCTACATAAAAGAAAGAGAATTTGTTTTAATAGAAATCCAACtcttttgtttctcaaaaaaattgaactaaaagcaaaagaaaatgaaacccTGAACCCTGGATCGCAACAAACAAGGCCCGTGACACagtttatttgtatttgtatttgtaacTGTATGACAATGTTGAATGTTGTTCTCCTCTACAGATTCATATTGACATCCCAAGAACAAATCCCCTTATACCACTCTTTCAGCAACCATTGGTTCAAGAGGTAAAACAGGCAGTTTTGGTctataataacaaagagggcaaaatcactgaatgctgattggtcaatgaagagagtatttttttcttaattttgcttgagaagagggcaaaattactcgctcacgattggtcgagcgccaaaaattctcgctcctgattggctgaacgtacgtcttccacattcagttggtttcttctgtttgagcaaaacaacttcgtcttcatcgaagtttgtcttttaattcgcgctgcattcgccgaaaaggcataaagattaagaactagctttaaaagatgatctgaatttgaattttcgagtgacaagaagaagggcaaaatatttttttcacgaaaagcttaaaacttggatcgacttacatggcgcccggcgtagcgggattgtgtggttgaaaaacaaaatgattcctttcgtcaagggctttcagtttaccacgacatcttgcacctcaacaaaaaggtcacagaacaatttgccattgacaggaggaacgagtacctcaaatttggtggatttctttggacaaactgtttgctatgtttacggatgcgtatttgcaagtggtaaaaacctctacagcacaggtgaataaaataaattgaagcttaacatttggtttaatcgttgttacagttgttcatgaatgaaactcgtattttcctctcgagtggatgtaaataacaatcatctatactcgttttggacgcaaagaacaagttgacttgcttgtctgtttgtcagttgttttgcttccgagcgaacgagtgtttccgcttagctgtctgtttttcgaggtgcctcaacagtgttaagaaaattttgccctctttgttattaacacgtaatcgcaatgggtcctcgtaaaattgaggattaatatcacttgtgttttcagaagttgctgaaattgccctcgtcgctgcgcgactcgggcaatttcagcaacttctgaaaacacgcgtgatattaatccttaattttactcggccccatgcgattacctatactaaacaCTAGTCATTTAAATCATGCCCTGCACATTTGCAAACAGAGTACAACATGTCCCACAGGGAAGCATCGGTTGccatttatataataataataataataataataataataataataataataataataataattaatggcatttacccaggaagctccactcgCGTGAACATGGGGTTCAGGGCGATcaaattggaatttagaaaAATTGTccagaatcgaacccgggctacattggtgagaggcgagtgcaatcaccactgcgccatccctgctcgaCCTCAGATCTGTTCACCTGAGTCCTGTTGGGTGGGTTTAATACCTAGACTTGTGACCAACAGGGATACCCCGTGTTTTAGGCAGCTTAGCACAGGGATTGGGTGGTGGTAAGAGCATTCACCCCTAACAGAGTTGACAGGATTAGAGGaaattgagagaagtgatcctggtACTTAGCAATGCATCACAGAGGTGGTCGGgtgcagggcttgaaattagcgAAAAAATCCGGtggcaattttgcgacaagatacgaaaatgtagtcgcaatttcgaaaattttagtcgcaaaatcgtcacgctgcattgtgttgtcagcggtgtagcaaaacaaaatatgagcccacaatacttgtgttgaagtaaaccgctgaaaattagcgaaattacgctacatttacgctatcttcagattgaaagaaaactcaaggcgagaaataaaataattttgtcatttcttcatttattttagtaaaaagagcaaCAAAATgtcaactgctaacccttttgtttcgaaagagcgacgatgaaaacaagtcgcaaatttgcgacttctcctgatcttttagtcgcaaaggggaaaaaattccgtcgcaaatgcgactgtattggtcgcaatttccaGCCCTGACTGAGTCTGGTGATGGGTTCGAATGCTGTTGAAactgcctgaatttttcaggtgcctGTAAGAGATGCTTAATTTGTCCACTTAAGTGTACGGATAACTTCTCTCaatttattatcaaaatattaTTTGTTGTGAAATGACAGATATTTGAAAGAATCCTTTACATTTGGGCCATCCGGCACCCAGCAAGTGGCTATGTTCAAGGAATCAACGACCTTGTGACCCCCTTTTTCGTGGTGTTTTTATCAGCATACGTAGGTAAGAGTCAACGAACAACTTGGGTGCACTAAGTTTGtgtactaataataattagcCAACATAATATAATGATActctttattatatagatactgatgaaataccaggatttcaccttttactaaaaaatcatatcttcaccgcgtgcagtgaacgtatcatttttatctttcacatgtgaggatatagctgtcgtcatggtaacgaacacgattagccaataaaaagcgagcttcctcttcattgtgcgatacttttgtgctttaatataattcttctctactacattaacatttttattgcaaattttttattatcatgatttgtttttcataactttcatatcttgtttcatgttacacaacatgcgtgttttaggggttggtgaacactttttcatcatttcgaaaatgaataaaacaagttgttttgaatctagacatttcatcaatatctatataataaacagaacattacatggccgc of the Montipora capricornis isolate CH-2021 chromosome 7, ASM3666992v2, whole genome shotgun sequence genome contains:
- the LOC138056407 gene encoding TBC1 domain family member 22B-like isoform X2 codes for the protein MNRNSARTSNRSTITAESSSRTVLLAKFLCPLSAIGGNFHDQDEDVSLLSGLSAQGKVKPKLLSFQEFNNETSDAWGEDDDDVIKVDPEEKRNSAPQPRVRTISGGDVRASIPTNAGPEPKRLPEQLIKKEEHKTSRPSPLTLLTRNKNQSSSSKSTSQSPPPPPAQSPRPPSPIRAVKLEFQDQEIHKLEKFGKLLAGPNTDLDAIRKLSWSGIPVTVRPTTWQLLCGYLPANIDRRQATLDRKREEYHNFVKQYYPTRYEDTYHDTFRQIHIDIPRTNPLIPLFQQPLVQEIFERILYIWAIRHPASGYVQGINDLVTPFFVVFLSAYVDGDLENHDVSKLSKEVLDTIEADSFWCMSKLLDGIQDNYTFAQPGIQMKVNALRELIQRIDEPLNNHLEKNHVEYLQFAFRWMNNLLMREMPLRSTIRLWDTYLAVENGFASFHLYVCAAFLKHFSSEILKEHDFQGLMLLLQNLPTHNWDDQQISLLLAEAYRLEYMFKDAPKHLQHVS
- the LOC138056407 gene encoding TBC1 domain family member 22B-like isoform X1, whose protein sequence is MSEAAKERVIALGTRFNTIEHEVDSQTIENHSSLAPTFETGSPKKSFWKRNTSKLPGSIKPAHGGQDLLSSSTSVSVGSGQASAQGKVKPKLLSFQEFNNETSDAWGEDDDDVIKVDPEEKRNSAPQPRVRTISGGDVRASIPTNAGPEPKRLPEQLIKKEEHKTSRPSPLTLLTRNKNQSSSSKSTSQSPPPPPAQSPRPPSPIRAVKLEFQDQEIHKLEKFGKLLAGPNTDLDAIRKLSWSGIPVTVRPTTWQLLCGYLPANIDRRQATLDRKREEYHNFVKQYYPTRYEDTYHDTFRQIHIDIPRTNPLIPLFQQPLVQEIFERILYIWAIRHPASGYVQGINDLVTPFFVVFLSAYVDGDLENHDVSKLSKEVLDTIEADSFWCMSKLLDGIQDNYTFAQPGIQMKVNALRELIQRIDEPLNNHLEKNHVEYLQFAFRWMNNLLMREMPLRSTIRLWDTYLAVENGFASFHLYVCAAFLKHFSSEILKEHDFQGLMLLLQNLPTHNWDDQQISLLLAEAYRLEYMFKDAPKHLQHVS